One Parasphingorhabdus cellanae genomic region harbors:
- a CDS encoding cell wall hydrolase yields MCRPITDRVPPPYVPQLSSGDSAVAGPSGYAFSPSPEPAQTRIVAEQKPAPKQTNFVTPDTDVTQPQPAITGRLPRWLMLNVRERILLGLLIFSLIMVPATIPQASLDAQPNNPSDPNLQPVERAEENFAGSAFYFIDPGYAIPQNYGDLAIDPLAEQGSNEIDGLLTDSDGSAASRDQTASAHLIHPVAFRASLTDNSRALQCLTSAIYYEAGLEPDAGQRAVAQVVLNRVRHPSYPRTVCGVVFQGSERRTGCQFSYTCDGSLRRSPSKYHWNRAKKVAALALSGKIASPVGTATHYHTTEIYPYWAPSLRFLGTIGAHRFYSWKGSAGKATAFSQAYRGGEPLPAPKPRRYDPSPATSLDPIALEKAYEAGRRKAEAEAAKSEKAAAIAADNARRHSLPAPTNNASAPKTYQAPSYSKQALKKGGEEAFAGQKLPNVSQIKPEYRNAGSWKTKPGS; encoded by the coding sequence GTGTGTCGACCAATTACAGATCGTGTTCCTCCTCCCTACGTGCCGCAGCTCAGCAGTGGTGATTCAGCCGTTGCTGGACCGTCAGGATATGCTTTTTCGCCATCGCCTGAACCCGCTCAAACGCGAATTGTTGCGGAACAGAAACCGGCGCCAAAACAGACAAACTTCGTTACGCCGGACACCGATGTAACCCAACCACAGCCTGCAATAACTGGTCGCCTGCCGCGCTGGTTGATGCTAAATGTCCGTGAACGGATATTGCTGGGCCTGTTGATTTTTAGCCTCATCATGGTCCCTGCCACGATACCGCAAGCCAGTCTTGATGCGCAGCCAAATAATCCAAGCGACCCCAACTTGCAGCCAGTCGAACGCGCCGAAGAAAATTTCGCGGGCTCGGCATTTTACTTTATCGATCCCGGCTATGCGATCCCGCAAAATTACGGGGACCTCGCCATTGATCCGCTGGCCGAACAAGGCAGTAACGAAATTGACGGGTTACTCACGGATAGTGACGGTTCCGCTGCCAGCCGCGATCAAACCGCCTCCGCACATCTGATCCACCCTGTTGCCTTCCGGGCCTCGCTGACGGACAATAGTCGGGCACTCCAATGCCTGACCTCGGCCATATATTATGAAGCCGGTCTTGAACCTGATGCGGGACAACGCGCCGTCGCACAGGTGGTGCTCAACCGGGTGCGCCATCCCAGCTATCCGCGTACCGTTTGCGGTGTGGTTTTTCAGGGCAGCGAACGGCGTACCGGATGTCAGTTTTCCTATACGTGCGATGGATCCTTGCGCCGCTCACCATCGAAATATCATTGGAATCGCGCTAAAAAAGTCGCTGCCTTGGCTCTATCCGGCAAGATCGCATCGCCCGTTGGAACGGCAACACACTATCACACGACGGAAATTTACCCCTATTGGGCGCCCAGCCTGCGGTTCCTTGGCACTATCGGCGCGCACCGCTTTTATAGCTGGAAAGGCAGCGCTGGCAAAGCGACGGCGTTTAGTCAGGCCTATCGCGGCGGTGAACCCCTGCCTGCACCAAAACCGCGTAGATATGATCCGAGTCCCGCCACATCGCTCGACCCCATCGCATTGGAAAAAGCTTATGAAGCTGGACGGCGAAAGGCAGAAGCAGAAGCCGCGAAATCCGAGAAAGCAGCCGCAATCGCAGCCGACAATGCGCGCCGACACAGCTTGCCGGCTCCGACCAACAACGCCAGCGCACCCAAGACCTACCAAGCGCCCAGCTATAGCAAGCAAGCGCTGAAAAAGGGCGGAGAGGAAGCCTTTGCCGGTCAAAAATTGCCAAATGTCAGTCAAATCAAACCAGAATATCGTAATGCTGGCAGTTGGAAAACAAAACCGGGCAGTTAG
- a CDS encoding MATE family efflux transporter, whose amino-acid sequence MTGWQNAIGQIFDRFLPFSVNIFIFQDHIIASQPAIFLTGSPMRHITVMTLTASIGLLTMFIVDFVDLLYIAQLGDSALTAAMGFAATILFFGTAFNIGLMIAASALAARKIGQGDTAYARRYLTNILALSMMLIIPLAIIFFIFAPQILDLAGATGTAKDAAIGYIRIVAPFMPFSVTAMVCSGFLRAHGAARRAMNVTLSMGIANAILDPIFIFGFGLGVNGAAMATACAAIVSSILAVVPIIRHYGGFQRISSVLFKEDLKPVMAILLPAIMTNVATPVGGFISYRFIASYPDEIIAGFAVMGRVVPVAFCLLFSLSGAVGPIIGQNFGALQFDRIRLTIQQAMGFALGYTLLVWPLLFLLQGPISDVFNLQGEGRDVFWLFAVYLTPLFFFNGILFISNAACNNLERPTWSMVMNWLRNTLGIYPFLLVGGALYGLPGIVIGPAIGGVLFGIIGYGITRYLVNVQEANHISS is encoded by the coding sequence TTGACCGGATGGCAAAACGCTATAGGGCAAATATTCGATAGATTTTTGCCGTTTTCTGTCAACATATTCATTTTTCAGGATCATATTATCGCCAGCCAGCCCGCAATATTTCTTACCGGCAGTCCGATGCGGCATATTACGGTGATGACATTGACGGCAAGCATCGGTTTGCTGACGATGTTCATCGTCGATTTTGTCGATCTGTTATATATCGCACAGCTCGGCGACAGCGCGCTGACTGCGGCTATGGGCTTTGCCGCCACGATCCTGTTTTTCGGAACCGCTTTCAATATCGGCCTTATGATCGCAGCCAGCGCCTTGGCAGCGCGGAAAATCGGCCAAGGTGATACCGCCTATGCCCGGCGATATCTTACCAACATCTTGGCGCTGAGCATGATGCTCATCATCCCGCTGGCGATTATTTTCTTTATCTTCGCGCCGCAAATATTGGATCTTGCCGGCGCAACCGGAACGGCAAAAGACGCCGCGATCGGCTATATCCGCATCGTAGCCCCATTCATGCCATTTAGCGTAACAGCTATGGTCTGTTCCGGCTTTTTACGGGCCCACGGAGCAGCGCGGCGGGCGATGAATGTAACGCTAAGCATGGGCATTGCCAATGCGATACTGGATCCGATTTTCATCTTTGGTTTTGGCCTTGGTGTCAACGGCGCCGCTATGGCCACAGCTTGTGCAGCCATTGTTTCATCGATCCTCGCTGTCGTACCTATCATCAGGCATTATGGCGGATTTCAAAGGATTTCATCGGTCCTGTTCAAAGAGGATTTAAAGCCGGTTATGGCGATCCTGTTGCCTGCAATCATGACCAATGTTGCAACCCCGGTAGGCGGCTTTATCTCCTATCGTTTCATCGCCAGCTATCCCGATGAAATCATTGCTGGTTTTGCGGTTATGGGACGGGTCGTTCCGGTCGCCTTTTGCCTGTTATTTTCCCTTTCAGGTGCCGTTGGACCGATTATCGGACAGAATTTCGGGGCCCTGCAATTTGACCGTATCCGTCTGACCATCCAGCAAGCCATGGGCTTTGCGCTCGGCTATACATTGCTGGTCTGGCCGCTTTTGTTCCTGCTCCAGGGTCCGATCAGCGATGTTTTCAATTTGCAAGGCGAAGGACGCGATGTGTTCTGGCTTTTTGCTGTCTATCTGACTCCGCTATTTTTCTTCAACGGCATATTGTTCATCTCCAATGCGGCATGCAACAACCTGGAACGCCCTACCTGGTCGATGGTGATGAACTGGTTGCGCAACACATTGGGGATATACCCCTTTCTGTTGGTTGGGGGAGCGCTTTACGGCCTGCCCGGTATTGTCATCGGGCCGGCTATAGGCGGCGTGCTATTTGGCATTATCGGCTATGGCATTACTCGGTATTTGGTAAACGTGCAGGAAGCGAATCACATTTCCAGCTAG